TCAATTCAAGCACGTCATGGTTAGGGTTAAAATGGCATCTTATAGAACTGCCATCGATCGCGGATTGCGCGAAAAATCTCTTGATTCACGAGCAAGTTATGTTCTTTTATAAGGCCCACCTCGAATTTTTTTTCATCCGGTAAGCAAATTTTTAACCCCCTTTCGATTTGCGCGACTGGGTGCGTAAAGGTAAAAGCAGATTTCGAACCCTCTGTCGATTCTCGCAACTGGGTGCATAAACATTTTTTCTTTCCAAGTTCGCATCTGCAATCGAATCATGAGTTCGAGAAATGCCGGGGCTTTCCCCGATGAAGTTGTTTTGCAAATTCTCGCCAGATTGCCCGTTAAGTCCCTCTTTAGAAGCAAGTCTGTGTGTAAACTGTGGTACAAATTGTCTTCGGATAGGTATTTTATTCAACTATACAATGAAGTGTCTGTGAAGACCCCAATGGTGTTGGTGGAGGTTACTGAGTCCTTGGAATCGAAATCGAGTCTGATTTGTGTGGACAATTTGAGGGGTGTTTCTGAATTTTCCTTGGATTTCTTGAAGGATAGAGTGAAGGTCAGAGCCTCATGTAATGGATTGTTGTGTTGCTCTAGCATTCCTGATAAGGGTGTTTACTATGTATGTAATCCGATGACTAGAGAATTTAAGTTGCTTCCAAAGAGTAGGGAAAGGCCTGTGACTAGATTCCATCCAGATGGTGAAGCCACTTTGGTTGGTTTGGCATGTAATTTGTCTGCACAGAAATTTAGTGTTGTGCTAGCAGGTTATCACCGATCTTTTGGTCATCGGCCTGATCAAACCTTTATATGTTTGGTGTTTGATTCTGAGTCAAATAAATGGAGGAAGTTTGTGTCATTACAAGATGATCAATTTACCCATATGAATAGGAACCAAGTTGTATATGTGAATGGTTTGCTGCACTGGTTGACTGGAAGTTGTTCTTGGATACTTGCACTCGATTTGGAATATGACATTTGGAGGAAGGTGGCACTTCCCGGGGAGGTGAGTTGTGCATCTGGCAACAGAGTTTATTTGTTGGAGTCAGATGGGTGCTTGTCCATTATTCAGATTTCAGATGCTTGGATGAATATTTGGATGTTGAGGGACTACGAGAGGGAAAAATGGCATATGGTGGACAAGGTGAGTCTTAGGTGCATCAGAGGAATGGTTCCTGGCATTTTCCCTATAAGTCAGACTGGTGAATATGTCTTCCTAGCAACCCATAAGCAGATACTCTTGTATCATCGAAATAGCCGAGTCTGGAAGGAAATGTACTCTGTCAAAAATGGTTCTACTCTTCCATTGTGGTTCTCAGCATATGCCTTTCGGAGCACAATCTTCTCTAGTCAGTGAGATTTGGACTGCATTTGATCAGCTTCTGTGCATAAATTTCTTTGTTGTAATTTGTAAGTATTGCTGCTCATTGTGCTGGACGGCTGATTTTTATTGCTATGTACAGTGACTTTGGCTTGTATATTCTCTTGCGATGGTTGGACTGCTAATTTTCTTGTGGTTTTTAAAATtagttttctttcttaaaagCAATGGTAGCAACTCATTTCAATTCAAGAAAATAATCCAGGGGAAAAAAATAAACTCGaggaaaataaaatctttttttatCTCGACTCTAGTTTTTTATCAAACTGTATGGGGATTTGAATGCGGTGTTTTTTTTTTGCTATCATCTCTTTCATTGAGGGCCTTTAACATGCTTAACCAATATTGATCAACACCCcctttcgaaaaaaaaaaaaaccctcatcTCTACTTGATTTTCCATTGTGTACACAAGAAACTTTTTTGTGCTCTGGGATTTCTGCCTTGACACAGCGAGTGTGTCGCTTTTGGCTCAACTCTGTCACATTTTTCTTTTGAAACTGTTGAGTCTTCTTGTAGTGTCAATAGCTATTGCATTTTAGCTAATGTTGGCCACATATATGGACACTGCACTAGTAGCTGCTTCATCCATATAGGAACATTTTTGCACATCATTGTATTAAATCTTGAAAACGGTTCTTTTGATTTTCTAACATAGTGATTTGAATCTATTAGGCCAAGATGCTCGTTGTCGTCGTTGttggtttttgtttttcattttttgtgcTTGCCAGTTTGAGCTATTGATTTTCATTCACCTTTGCATTCTTATGGAGCCATAATATTAATGCAAAACTGAGATCCAAAGTGAGAAGGCTGTAAAGTGAGGTTGGATCAAATAGCAGTCAGAAGTAGGGATATATATCAGTTGGGTCTATATGACACGGTGGGATTCTTGAATTTGACTTCCCGTGGGTCTTACAATTTCTGGACTCAACGTTAGGTTAgttataatttttaaaacttaagTCCAACTTGATTAAAATGCAGGTATGAAATATTAAATACATGTAGAAGTATAAAATATAGTTGGGGATGCTAATGGATGCGACAGGATGGCCATTGGTTGGCTTGCGTAATTATACCACCCTCACCTAACCTACTGCCCCAAAATTCATCTCAAGGCAAAACTAAATGCCCATCCACACAATCATTCGGTGCAACACCTCTTGTTAGAGCTCCAAATACCATTCCAAATGTTGACTTGATACCTTGACTTGGCCTAGTGTACAACAAACagcaacaaaaccaagccttcaGTCTCACTAGGTGAGGTCGGATGCATGAATATTTTTCCATCAATTTATACAATCAtgaatcatttcttttgataaattgagagctattaaattcttactatctcattccaagttattttaggtttattcctaccccttctactacccctcgTACTAATTAACTCTTCCACGCTGACGCACTATGTGACCTATATCGCAAGTGTTCAAACCATTTGATTCGTCCCTCCctaatcttatcttttataggagttacaCTTAACTTACTATGAATATgaacattctttaatttatctttcaatgccataaataaacaaatagaatcatatga
This genomic stretch from Malania oleifera isolate guangnan ecotype guangnan chromosome 3, ASM2987363v1, whole genome shotgun sequence harbors:
- the LOC131151719 gene encoding F-box protein At5g49610; protein product: MSSRNAGAFPDEVVLQILARLPVKSLFRSKSVCKLWYKLSSDRYFIQLYNEVSVKTPMVLVEVTESLESKSSLICVDNLRGVSEFSLDFLKDRVKVRASCNGLLCCSSIPDKGVYYVCNPMTREFKLLPKSRERPVTRFHPDGEATLVGLACNLSAQKFSVVLAGYHRSFGHRPDQTFICLVFDSESNKWRKFVSLQDDQFTHMNRNQVVYVNGLLHWLTGSCSWILALDLEYDIWRKVALPGEVSCASGNRVYLLESDGCLSIIQISDAWMNIWMLRDYEREKWHMVDKVSLRCIRGMVPGIFPISQTGEYVFLATHKQILLYHRNSRVWKEMYSVKNGSTLPLWFSAYAFRSTIFSSQ